Below is a genomic region from Gemmatimonadaceae bacterium.
GCGGAAACATCGACTCGGTCGTTCTGGCCGAGCTTCTCACGCGTTGACGTTCTCGTCCAGCCGGACGCGAAAGCGGTCGCGTTTGCCTAACGTTTACGGCCCGGTTTGGCACCTATCCTGCCAAGTATATCGTCACGCGCGACTCGCGCGGGTCGCCCGATGGCGGGGGGCTTTGGCGATCAGCTGCTGCGGGGCATAGATGCGGACAATTACTGACTCCACCGGCACACAGTGGACAGTGTTCGAGGTAAAACGGCAAGGCGGGGTGTCAGACCGGTGGTCGTACTTGCCGGAGGAGTTTGGGGACGGTTGGCTCTGCTTCGAATCCGACGTGAGCAAGCGGCGATTGACGCCGGTGCCTGCGGGATGGCGATCGCTGAGCGATCCTGAGCTGATCACTCTTCTCGGCAGGGCGCAGACGGTGAACCGGCCGAAGACGTCGCTGGAAGACAGACCGAACGCGTAGCGCCAAGCGCTACGCGTTCGTGTTTTGTGGACCGAATTTTTCCCGCCTCAGGGCTTCCTGGCCTTGGCGATCGAGCGGTAATACTCCTCGACGTTTGCCTTGTACGCCGGCGGCACGTCACCCGAGCGCTCCAGCAGCACACGCGTCGAGTCCCCTTGGCCGAGCGAGCGGCGCAAGCTGAATTCGAAGTCTTTGAATCCTTCGACGGTGCGCGCGCGCAGCTCCTTCGCTGTATGAGAATCCTCTAATATTTGAGGATTGGTAAGCTGCCGCAGTCCGTCGATCGCGCGATCGAGCTCGGTTGTCGGCATGCCCTGTTTGGCGAGCTGTTGACGCAGTGCTTCGGCTTCGGCCAGACGCTGCTGTGCCTCGCGGCTGAACTGTTGCGCGTCATCGGGAGAGAGTCGGCCGCCGCCTGGCTGTGCGTTGCCGCGCGGCACGCCGCCGTTTCCGGGGCCCCCATTTGGAGACGCGTTCTGTGCGCGTCCACCGCCACCGCCTTGACCTTGTTGGCCGCGCTGGCCTTGCTGGCCCTGCTGGCCCTGCTGACCTTGGCCTTGCTGGCCCGACTGGCCTTGTTGGCCCTGCGCGCCTTGTTGGCCTTGTTGGCCTTGCTGTCCCTGCGATTGCTGGCCGTTGCGCAGCCCGCGCTGCGCGTCCTTCTGTTGGTTCGGCTGAGCGCCTTGTTGCGCCTGCCCACTCTGCTGCTGCTCCGCGCGCTGGCGCATGCGCTCATCGAGCGATTCCACGCCGCGCACGAGATTGCGCGCTTGATCCGCCGCCTGCGCCTGCTGCCGCTGCCCGTTGCCTGACTGCGCCGCGGTCTGCGCCTGTTGCAGGCGCTGCCCCAGATCCGCGATGTCGGCTCCGATCTGCTGCTCGGCGGAATTCATCCAGTCCGTCGGTGCCGTGCGCGTCTGCTGCTGTGTGTAGCGCAATTTCTCCTCGACCTTGCGTCCGCGGAGCGTATCAGCCGCGGTGCCGAGCGCGCGCGAGAGATCACGCTGGTCGCGCTTGCTGTCGAGTGCCATGCGATCCAGCTTCGACTTGAGATCGCGCACTTGATCGGCCATCGCACCCTTCTCCTGCGCGATCGACTGGCGAAGCTGCTGCTGCTGCTGTTGCTGCTGTTGCTGCTGTTGCTGCTGTTGCTGCTGCTGCGCATTCGCTCCGGTCGCCGCTCCGGCCTGGCCGAGCTGCTGCACGTCCGACTGCACCTTCTTTTCCTGCTCGGCGAGCTGCTGCGCCTGTTTCATTGCATCGTCCAGGTCGCGGGTACCGCGGCCGTTCTTCTCCTGATCGAGCAGCCGCCGCGCATCCTGCAAGTTGTTCAGTGCTTGCGCCGCGTCGCTCGCGCCCGACTTTTGACCGTTTGCCGCGGCGCGCCGCATCTGGCTCGCTGCGTCCTGGAGCCGGCGCGCCGCGTCAGAGAGCGCCTGATTCTGCTGCTCGCGGGCAAGTCGCTCGAGCTTCCGCGCCTCGTCTTCGGCCTGCTGCGCGAGATCGCGCTGCGACTGCCCGCCCGAAGAACCCGACTGGCCCATGCGGCCGAGACTGTCCGCTTTCGCGCGCGCACGTTCGTTCTCCTGCTGCTGGCGCGCCGCGAGCTGGCGCAGCTTCTCCGCCGTCTCGTCGACCTGATTGTCCGCCTGCTGCTGTTGCTGATTCTGCTCGCCGCGCTGCACGGTCTCGTACTGGTTGCGCAGACGATCCTTCTGCAGCTCGAAGATGTCGGCGAGATCCTCGGCATTGGTGCGATTGCCGCCGCCGCCACCGCCGCCACCCTGCTGATTCATCGTGACCTGAATCTCGCGGAAGACGGCTTCGGCGCGTTGCAGCTGCGTCAATGCGCGCTGCTCGGGCCCGCGCGCACTCGTCGCATTGTTGTTCGTGAGCGCCTTCTCCGCCGTGTCCATCGCCGCCGCGGCCTTCGATAGAATGTCCGCGATGCGCTTCCAGTTGCTGTCGCTGCTCGCGATGCCGCGCTGCACCAGCCGATCGGCGAGTTGATTCGTCTGCTCGCGAAGACGCTGCTGCGACAGGCGAATCGTCGCGAGGTTTTCCTCATACGACTTCTTTTCCGTCTGGGCGCTGTCGCGCGCGGTCTTGAACGTGGCGGCGATGATGTCGCGCTCGCGTTGCGACAACTGGCCGGCGTCGTTCTGCTGGCCGCCTCCCTGACCGCCGCCGCCACCGCCCTGACCCTGCCGATAGTCGTTTTCGTACGGCCGTACCTGCAGGAAGTACATGTCGGTGGATGTCTGCTGCGCTCCCGTTACACCGTTGTTGTCGGTCGCGCGCGCATAATACGACACGACGTCGCCGGGTTCGAGCTTCATGCCCTCGAGCATGAAGGTATAGCCCGCCGAGATGTCCTTGATGGCGCGCGTGCCCTCGTGCAGCGGCAGCGCGTGTTCCTCCGCGCCGTTCACCGAATACACCAGCTCGAGCTTCGCGACGCCATAGTCGTCCTCGGCCTGTGCCTCGGTGTAGACCTCGTCCACGGACAGCACTTTCGTGTCGCGCCCCGGCTTGGTGAAGTGCACCGTGGGCGGATGGTCGGGGAGGACGTCGATCGTATAGTCGAGCGAGCCCGTCACGAGACGGCCTTGAGGACCCTCTAATTCAACTTTATAAAAACCCGGCTTGTCCACGCGCAGCATGGCCATCAGATGGCCGTCGTTGGTCGGCACGAGCTTGAGCGTGTCGCCCGCGTCGGTGACGAGGCGCCCGCCAGCCGTCGCGACCGTCGGCGCGACGCGCACGCGCACCATCGTCCCCTTGAGCGCCGCGATGTCGCCGGTGCTGTCGACGTCCTGCGGGTCCATTTGCGTGTACGCAGGGAAGCGGTATTGAAGATCGATCTGCTTCACGAACGGCAGGTTCGACACGTCGAGCGTGTAGACGGATGAGCGCACACCGTTCGCTTCGACCAGGTATTCCATCTTTCCGCCGATGTCGAACAGCCGCGACGCAAACGCGCCGGTGCTGTCGGCCGCCATCGGCACGCGCGACCAATTCGTCGAATCAGCCGAGCGGACCAGGAGCTCCACATGCTCGGATTGGAAGCCGCGCAACTTGGCTTCGATGAGCTCATCGCCACCCTTGGCGATCGTCGCGTTGCCCGGTTCGACGGAAATGCTGAACATGCTCGCCGGCGTCGCCGCCGCCCACGGTGTCGCGACCAGCTTGACGCCGGTGCGAATCACGCTCGGACCGAAGACGGTGAGCACCAACGTCGCGAAGGCGACGGCGGCGAAGATTCCCGCGTTCGTTCTCAGCTCGCCGGCGTCGACGGTGCGTCCGTCGCCGACCTTGTGCGCGCGTTCGAGCGCCGAGTGCGTCAGGCGATCGACTAGCATCGGCGAACGTGGCACACCGTTCGACCGCTCGCGCCGCATCTCGACGGCGGTGATGATCGTGGCCTGCAGCGACCGCTCGTGCTCCTCGAGATAGAGCGCCACCTTGTCGTCGTCGAGGCGCGGCAGCAGCGGACGAATCACGAACCACGCCACGAGCGCAACGATGAGCGCGAGCGACCCGATGCGACCGGTGAGCACCGCACTGTCCGAATATTTGAACGCGCTCATTGCGTACGCCGATGCCGCGAGCGCCAACCAGCTCCCGGCGATCGCGATCGCCGCGCCGCGCAGCGCGCGTTTCGCGCGATATCGGTTGCGCACGCCGCGAACGACGCCGAGGAGCTGCGTGTGTTCGGACGGCAGGCCGTGTGTGGATTCCATGTAACTAACCTCGTGTGTCATCCCGAGCGAAGCTCGCTCGGGATGACGTCATTGTGTCACCTTCGACAACCGATTCGACAACGTGGTTTCCGCCGCCATCAACAGCAGCGCCACGAGCAGCAAATACCACCACACCTTCTGCCGCTGTTCCTGCTCGTGCGGCGTCACGGTGTTGAAATCGCTTCCCGGCTGGCGCCGCCCATCCACCGCGGTCACGGCCAGCACCACGTCCTGCGGATCCAGATGCGACAAGTCCGACTCAGTAGGATCTACGTTCACGGCAATCGGCCGGCCACTCCCTACCGGCGTGTCCTGACCGCGCAACTCGTAAAATCCCTGTTCGCGCAGCGTAATCAGATGGTTCGCTCCCGCCGTCGTCACTCGCTCGCGCGCGCCGGACGGCGCCTCGAGAACGAGCTGGGCCGTGTCCTGCGCGCTCGACGCGAATTGCGCGGTGAGCTCACCGTGGCGAGACAGATCGAGCACATCCCCCGCCACGAACCATGGCCGCGGATCGGCGTAGCGGCCAACGTGTTTGCCCAGTTGATGCACGAACGGCAGAAACACGGGCTGCATCGGCAAGTTGGTCCAGTACGCGTCGAGCGACGACGCCCAGAGCACGACCTTGCCGCTTCCTTGTGTTCGTTCGACGATCGCCGGCGAACCGTCGTCGAAGCGCGCACCGACCACGCTCCCCGGCTGCGGTGTCAACGATCGATAGCGGTAGAACTTTGCCGTCGAGAAATCGCCGCTGCGCGGCGCGTTGAAGACTTCAAACGTCGGATACGCGTAGTCGATCGACGACAGCGAACCGCCGGCGTCCGACGTGCGATCGACAATTTTCCCAACGGTCGCGGGAAGCACGCCGCGCCAATCCGCCGGCCACGTCTCGACGGCCAGCGCGCCGGGGACGACGACGAGACCCGTACCACCATCGAGCGCCGCGCGAAGCCGCTCGCCGGCGTCGCCATTCGGCGGCGCGACTTCATCCAGTACCACGAGCGCGCGGCCATCGAAGTCGCGCGGCGTGAGCTCGTTGATGCGCTTTTCCGTCACACGGAACGACGGACGGTCGCCGATCGCCAACGCTCGGCTCACGAACAAACTCTGATTCTCGCGCGGCGTCGCGGGCTCGACGAGCAACACCGACACCGCGGCGTCGGGCGCGATCGTGAAGGCGAGCACGTCGTCCTGCTGCAAGGAGTCCGGCGTAATGCGCACCGATCCCTTCGTCGCCGCATTCGGCACGGCGATCGGCGCGAACGCAACTTGCTGCGCACCGGTGGCCGCGACGCTCACGCTCTTCGTTTGAACGTCGCGTCCGCCGATCGACAGCGTCGCCTGGATGTTCTTCGCCACGCGGCCGGTGTTGATCAACCGCGCGGCGACGGTCACGTGATCGCGCTCGCCCGTGCTGTCGCGATCGGTCGTCACCTGCGACACCGCGACGTCCGACGACGCCGCGCCGCCCAGATCGATGGGCGTTACGACCGTGCCCTTGGGGAACGTCACCTCGTTGTGGTTCGCCCAACCGATCTTCTGATAATCCGAGATGAGCACGACCTCGCGCCGCGGCAGCGTCGACGCACCTACGATCTGCGACGCGAGCTTGAGCGCCGGACCGTATCGCGTGGCTTCGGCGCCGAGCTTCGCGGCGTTGATCGATGCGTTGACGCGATCGGGCGTCGCCATGGGATCGCTCGCGACGGCGGCGTCACTCGCGAACAGCACGAGCGTCGCGCGATCCGACGCACCAAGCCCGCCGATCACCTTGTGCGCGGCGGCCTTCGCCTTGTCCCAGCGGCCGCCGTACGCCATGCTCGCCGACCGGTCGAGGAGAATCACGACCTCGCGCGCGCCGGTCGCGCCAATCGCGGTCGTGCGGCGCTGGAAGAACGGACGCGCGAACGCGGCCACGAGCAGCGCGACCGCGAGACAGCGCAGCGCGAGGAGCAAGAGATGCCGGATCTTCTGGCGCCGCACCGACCGATAGGGAATGCGCTGCAGGAACATCAGCGACGGAAATTCGACGACGACTTTCCGCTCCCGGTTGATCAAATGAATGACGACGGGAATGCCGATGGCCGCGAGCGCGGCAAGAAACGCCGGGGCGAGGAAACTCATCTATCGCGTCCGCGTGAAGCGCTGCCGCGCCAACAGATACGAGAAGAGCGCGCGATCGAGCGGCTTCGACGTATCGAACATCGCGTAGTCGGCGCGCGACTCGCCAATGCGCTTGGACAACGTGGTCGTGTGCTCGCGCACCAACTGCTGGTATTGCTTGCGCAGATAGTCGGGAATGACCTGCAGCTTCTCGCCGGTTTCCATGTCGATGAAGTTCGTCGAATCGGAGAACGAGAAGTCGATCTCGTGCGGATCGAGCAGGTGGAACACGATCAGATCGTTGCCGCGGCCGCGCACGAAGCTCAGCGCGTCGATGATCTCCTGCGGATCTTCATAGAAGTCTGAAATCAGCACGACGAGACTGCGGCGGCGAAACGTCTCCGAAAGTTTTCGGAGTGGCGGGAGCAGGGTGGACCGCCCGGGCAGCGCCTTGGCGTCGCGCGCGTTACGCTCGATACGCTCCAACGCATGCAGGACGAGCTGCAGATGCTTGGCCGACGGCGGTACATAGTCGACAATGTCGGTGTCGATCGTCGCCAGACCGACTCGATCGCGCTGCAGACTCGAGAAATACGTGAGGCAAGCCGCGAGATAGCACGCATACGTGAGCTTCGACACGCGCCCCGTCTCGGGATTCGCGCCGTACCGCATCGACGGCGACACATCGACGATCACGTTGAAGTTCGTGTTGGTGTCCGCCTCGAATTCCTTGATGTAGTGGCGATCGCTGCGGCCGAACAGCTTCCAATCGATCCGCCGAATGTCATCTCCCGGCATGTACGCCCGATGCTCGGCGAAATCGGTCGATGCGCCCAAATGCGGGGAGCGGTGCAGGCCGTTGATGAATCCTTCGACGACGACCTTGGCGAGCAGCTCGAGATTCCCGATCCGGGAGAGGACCGAGGGGTCGAGGAAGGAGGTCTGGGGGGTGAGAGACGTTGTCATATGCCTGTCATCCCGAGCGCAGGCGCGCATCTTCTGTCATCCCGAGCGAAGGCGCGAAGCGCCGAAGTCGAGGGACCCCCGTCCCGACGGAGGAGCCATACGCAACGCTCCGCCGAGAAGGGGGTCCCTCGACTCCCCTTCGCTGCGCTCAGGGTCGCTCGGGATGACAAACGCGCTGTTTCCACCGCGCTCATCATCTACATCCCCGACTTCGGCATCGGCACCGCCTTCACCAGCTTCTCGATGATCTGATCCGACGTCACATGCTCCGACTGCGCGTGAAAGTTCGTGAGCACACGATGTCTGAGCACTGGTTTCGCCAGCGCACGAATGTCCTCGAAGCTCACATTGTACCGGCCATCCATCAGCGCGCGCGCCTTGCCGCCAAGAATGAGATGCTGCGGCGCGCGCGTGCTGGCACCGTACGACACCCATTGCTTGATGAAGTCGGGCGCATGCGGACCCGGGCGGCTCGTCCGCGCGAGATTCACCGCGTACCGCGCCACCGGCTCGGCGATCGGCACGCGGCGCACCAACTGCTGAAACGCCACGATGTCCGCACCCGTGACCGCGTGCTGAAAGCGCTGATTCTGCACCGACGTCGTCGACGTCGCGACGCGCACCTCGTCGTCCTCGGGCAGGTAGTCCATGATGATGTTGAACATGAACCGGTCGAGCTGCGCTTCCGGCAGCGGATACGTGCCCTCGAGCTCGATCGGATTCTGCGTCGCGAACACGTGGAACGGCTCCTCGAGGTGATACGTCTTCCCCTGCACCGTCACACGATGTTCCTGCATCGCCTCGAGCAACGCGGACTGCGTCTTCGGCGGCGTGCGGTTGATCTCGTCGGCGAGCACGATGTTGCCGAAGATCGGGCCCGGCGTGAACACCATGTGCCGGCGTCCCGTTTCGGGGTCATCCTGAATGATGTCCGTGCCCGTGATGTCGCTCGGCATCAGATCCGGCGTGAATTGAATGCGCGAGAATTTCAGATCGAGCACCTTGGCGATCGTGCTGATCAGGAGCGTCTTCGCCAGTCCCGGCACGCCGACGATGAGACTGTTGCCGCCCGTGAACAACGACAGCAGCACGAGCTCGATGA
It encodes:
- a CDS encoding DUF4175 family protein; this translates as MESTHGLPSEHTQLLGVVRGVRNRYRAKRALRGAAIAIAGSWLALAASAYAMSAFKYSDSAVLTGRIGSLALIVALVAWFVIRPLLPRLDDDKVALYLEEHERSLQATIITAVEMRRERSNGVPRSPMLVDRLTHSALERAHKVGDGRTVDAGELRTNAGIFAAVAFATLVLTVFGPSVIRTGVKLVATPWAAATPASMFSISVEPGNATIAKGGDELIEAKLRGFQSEHVELLVRSADSTNWSRVPMAADSTGAFASRLFDIGGKMEYLVEANGVRSSVYTLDVSNLPFVKQIDLQYRFPAYTQMDPQDVDSTGDIAALKGTMVRVRVAPTVATAGGRLVTDAGDTLKLVPTNDGHLMAMLRVDKPGFYKVELEGPQGRLVTGSLDYTIDVLPDHPPTVHFTKPGRDTKVLSVDEVYTEAQAEDDYGVAKLELVYSVNGAEEHALPLHEGTRAIKDISAGYTFMLEGMKLEPGDVVSYYARATDNNGVTGAQQTSTDMYFLQVRPYENDYRQGQGGGGGGQGGGQQNDAGQLSQRERDIIAATFKTARDSAQTEKKSYEENLATIRLSQQRLREQTNQLADRLVQRGIASSDSNWKRIADILSKAAAAMDTAEKALTNNNATSARGPEQRALTQLQRAEAVFREIQVTMNQQGGGGGGGGNRTNAEDLADIFELQKDRLRNQYETVQRGEQNQQQQQADNQVDETAEKLRQLAARQQQENERARAKADSLGRMGQSGSSGGQSQRDLAQQAEDEARKLERLAREQQNQALSDAARRLQDAASQMRRAAANGQKSGASDAAQALNNLQDARRLLDQEKNGRGTRDLDDAMKQAQQLAEQEKKVQSDVQQLGQAGAATGANAQQQQQQQQQQQQQQQQQQLRQSIAQEKGAMADQVRDLKSKLDRMALDSKRDQRDLSRALGTAADTLRGRKVEEKLRYTQQQTRTAPTDWMNSAEQQIGADIADLGQRLQQAQTAAQSGNGQRQQAQAADQARNLVRGVESLDERMRQRAEQQQSGQAQQGAQPNQQKDAQRGLRNGQQSQGQQGQQGQQGAQGQQGQSGQQGQGQQGQQGQQGQRGQQGQGGGGGRAQNASPNGGPGNGGVPRGNAQPGGGRLSPDDAQQFSREAQQRLAEAEALRQQLAKQGMPTTELDRAIDGLRQLTNPQILEDSHTAKELRARTVEGFKDFEFSLRRSLGQGDSTRVLLERSGDVPPAYKANVEEYYRSIAKARKP
- a CDS encoding BatA domain-containing protein; the encoded protein is MSFLAPAFLAALAAIGIPVVIHLINRERKVVVEFPSLMFLQRIPYRSVRRQKIRHLLLLALRCLAVALLVAAFARPFFQRRTTAIGATGAREVVILLDRSASMAYGGRWDKAKAAAHKVIGGLGASDRATLVLFASDAAVASDPMATPDRVNASINAAKLGAEATRYGPALKLASQIVGASTLPRREVVLISDYQKIGWANHNEVTFPKGTVVTPIDLGGAASSDVAVSQVTTDRDSTGERDHVTVAARLINTGRVAKNIQATLSIGGRDVQTKSVSVAATGAQQVAFAPIAVPNAATKGSVRITPDSLQQDDVLAFTIAPDAAVSVLLVEPATPRENQSLFVSRALAIGDRPSFRVTEKRINELTPRDFDGRALVVLDEVAPPNGDAGERLRAALDGGTGLVVVPGALAVETWPADWRGVLPATVGKIVDRTSDAGGSLSSIDYAYPTFEVFNAPRSGDFSTAKFYRYRSLTPQPGSVVGARFDDGSPAIVERTQGSGKVVLWASSLDAYWTNLPMQPVFLPFVHQLGKHVGRYADPRPWFVAGDVLDLSRHGELTAQFASSAQDTAQLVLEAPSGARERVTTAGANHLITLREQGFYELRGQDTPVGSGRPIAVNVDPTESDLSHLDPQDVVLAVTAVDGRRQPGSDFNTVTPHEQEQRQKVWWYLLLVALLLMAAETTLSNRLSKVTQ
- a CDS encoding DUF58 domain-containing protein, which encodes MTTSLTPQTSFLDPSVLSRIGNLELLAKVVVEGFINGLHRSPHLGASTDFAEHRAYMPGDDIRRIDWKLFGRSDRHYIKEFEADTNTNFNVIVDVSPSMRYGANPETGRVSKLTYACYLAACLTYFSSLQRDRVGLATIDTDIVDYVPPSAKHLQLVLHALERIERNARDAKALPGRSTLLPPLRKLSETFRRRSLVVLISDFYEDPQEIIDALSFVRGRGNDLIVFHLLDPHEIDFSFSDSTNFIDMETGEKLQVIPDYLRKQYQQLVREHTTTLSKRIGESRADYAMFDTSKPLDRALFSYLLARQRFTRTR
- a CDS encoding MoxR family ATPase, translated to MATTVQTPTLESHDDIALADRLKRGHDEIITELHKLIIGQEDVIELVLLSLFTGGNSLIVGVPGLAKTLLISTIAKVLDLKFSRIQFTPDLMPSDITGTDIIQDDPETGRRHMVFTPGPIFGNIVLADEINRTPPKTQSALLEAMQEHRVTVQGKTYHLEEPFHVFATQNPIELEGTYPLPEAQLDRFMFNIIMDYLPEDDEVRVATSTTSVQNQRFQHAVTGADIVAFQQLVRRVPIAEPVARYAVNLARTSRPGPHAPDFIKQWVSYGASTRAPQHLILGGKARALMDGRYNVSFEDIRALAKPVLRHRVLTNFHAQSEHVTSDQIIEKLVKAVPMPKSGM